The proteins below come from a single Vidua chalybeata isolate OUT-0048 chromosome 36 unlocalized genomic scaffold, bVidCha1 merged haplotype SUPER_36_unloc_2, whole genome shotgun sequence genomic window:
- the LOC128782727 gene encoding medium-chain specific acyl-CoA dehydrogenase, mitochondrial-like, protein MSALSAGRLLRTLLWPGWRSRSSKPAQNVQPGKPGNGFSFELTDEQKEFQATARKFALEEIIPVAAEYDRTGEYPVPLIKRAWELGLMNSHIPESCGGLGLGTFEACLITEELAYGCTGVQTAIEANSLGQMPVIIAGNEQQKKKYLGRMTEEPLMCAYCVTEPGAGSDVAGIRTRAERKGDEYVINGQKMWITNGGKANWYFLLARTDPDPRAPASKAFTGFIVEANSPGIQIGRKELNMGQRCSDTRGIVFEDVRVPKENVLIAEGAGFKIAMGAFDKTRPPVAAGAVGLARRALDEATRYALERKTFGKPIVEHQAVAFLLAEMAMKVELARLGYQRAAWEVDAGRRNTFYASIAKAFAGDVANQVATDAVQIFGGNGFNTEYPVEKLMRDAKIYQIYEGTAQIQRVIIAREHLGRYKA, encoded by the exons ATGTCCGCGCTCAGCGCCGGCCGG ctgctccggACCCTGCTTTGGCCCGGCTGGAGGTCGCGCTCCAGCAAACCTGCCCAAAACGTGCAGCCGGGCAAACCTGGGAACGGCTTCAGCTTTG aacTGACAGATGAACAGAAAGAATTCCAAGCTACTGCCCGGAAATTTGCTCTGGAGGAGATTATTCCTGTTGCTGCAGAGTATGACAGGACTGGGGAG tatCCAGTGCCACTCATTAAACGGGCCTGGGAGCTTGGGCTGATGAATTCACACATCCCAGAGAGCTGTG gtgggctggggctgggcaccTTCGAGGCCTGTCTGATCACAGAGGAGCTGGCATACGGATGCACTGGGGTGCAGACGGCCATCGAGGCCAATTCCCTGGGG CAAATGCCCGTGATCATCGCTGGGAAcgagcagcagaagaaaaaatacttggGCAGGATGACAGAGGAGCCCCTGATGTGT GCTTACTGCGTGACGGAGCCAGGGGCGGGCTCGGATGTGGCCGGGATCAGAACCCGGGCGGAGCGGAAAGGGGACGAGTACGTCATCAACGGGCAGAAGATGTGGATCACCAACGGCGGGAAGGCCAACTG GTACTTCCTGCTCGCCCGCACTGATCCTGACCCCCGGGCCCCGGCCAGCAAAGCCTTCACGGGCTTCATCGTGGAGGCCAACAGCCCTGGGATCCAGATTGGCAGGAAG GAGCTGAACATGGGCCAGCGCTGCTCGGACACGCGCGGGATCGTCTTTGAGGACGTGCGAGTCCCCAAGGAGAACGTGCTGATCGCGGAGGGCGCTGGCTTCAAGATCGCCATGGGCGCCTTTGACAAGACCAGGCCCCCG GTGGCAGCGGGGGCCGTGGGGCTGGCGAGGCGAGCGCTCGACGAGGCCACCAGGTACGCGCTGGAGAGGAAAACCTTCGGGAAACCCATCGTGGAG CACCAGGCCGTGGCATTCCTGCTGGCGGAGATGGCCATGAAGGTGGAGCTGGCCCGGCTGGGGTACCAGCGAGCCGCCTGGGAGGTGGACGCCGGCCGCCGCAACACCTTCTACGCCTCCATCGCCAAGGCCTTCGCCGGGGACGTCGCCAACCAGGTGGCCACTGATGCTGTGCAGATCTTCGGGGGCAATGGCTTCAACACAGAATATCCTGTGGAGAAGCTCATGAGGGATGCCAAAATCTATCAG ATCTACGAGGGCACTGCACAGATCCAGCGAGTGATCATTGCCCGTGAGCACCTGGGCAGATACAAGGCCTGA